In Spodoptera frugiperda isolate SF20-4 chromosome 28, AGI-APGP_CSIRO_Sfru_2.0, whole genome shotgun sequence, one genomic interval encodes:
- the LOC118265174 gene encoding cell adhesion molecule Dscam2 isoform X7 codes for MSFIGFTALVALAAIGSVLCEDETIGPIFMKEPANRVDFSNTTGATVECAARGSPTPDIIWVRSDGTAVGDVPGLRQVQANGNLLFPPFRAEDYRQEVHAQVYACLARNSVGTIHSRDVNVRAVVSQAYAVNLMEEYVLRGNSAILKCHIPSFVSEYVTVISWIISEGDQELDIKLESTNNFDEGKYLVLPSGELHIRDVGPEDGYKSYQCRTKHRLTGETRLSATKGRLVITEPMGRVSPKFPTGDISRTFIANMGDGVPLLCPAQGFPAPTFRWYKFVEGTTRKQPVTLDDRVKQVSGTLIIKEAKVEDSGKYLCVVNNSVGGESVETVLTVTAPLKATVEPATQTVDFGRPAVFTCRYEGNPVKTITWLKDGKDMKHHDATLRIESVKKEDKGMYQCFIRNDQESAGASAELKLGGRFEPPLIRHSFGEQTFRSGPSLRLKCVASGNPTPDIAWLLDGEKLTSGERLQIGQFVTADGNVESHLNISSVHTNDGGLYTCIASSKVGSASHAARVNVYGLPYVRPMKKRPVVAGDNLIVHCPVAGYPIDSIVWERDNRVLPINRKQKVFPNGTLVIENVERMSDEATYTCVAKNSQGYTAKGTLEVQVMVPPLIMPFNFGEVPFNPGDTALVNCVATKGDLPLDISWTFSSETIDSSLQRDITTMPLNPRASILTINSVSANHQGNYTCIVQNAAGRAEYAATLVVNVPPRWIIEPTDKAFAQGSDAKVECKADGFPKPQVTWKRAEGDTPGDYKDLKPNNPNVKVEDGTLTIANIQKTNEGYYLCEAVNGIGSGLSAVILISVQAPPQFEIKMRNQTARRSEPAVLQCQAKGEKPIGIIWNMNNKRLEPKSDPRYTIREEILPGGVVSDLSIRRTERSDSALFTCVATNAFGSDDTSINMIIQEVPEAPYGLKVLDKSGRTVQLSWAAPYDGNSPIKKFLIEYKRAKGNWEKDIDRVLVPGDTTEAGVFSLRPATAYHIRIVAENELGTSEPSETVTIITAEEAPTGPPQDCKVDAVDKHTLRVTWKPPPPQDWNGDLQGYYVGYKLASSNKSFVFETVDISKESGKEHHLDILNLKTYTQYAIVVQAFNKMGSGPVSGEVRAYTAEGAPSAPPQDVLCTTLTAQTIRVSWVSPPLAAANGLIKAYKVIYGPSETWYDEKSKDTKITASSETILHGLKKFTNYSMEVLATTNGGDGVRSAPIHCQTEQDVPEAPRAVKALVMGQDSILVSWRPPAQPNGVVTHYNVYTQAQNAEPHPNKVPASQTSYSATELKAGRYDFWVTASTIIGEGQPSATASCSPSDKVPAKIASFDESFTATYKEDVKLPCLAVGVPPPNILWKVKGHPLEASERVRQLPEGSLQIAGVAREDAGEYSCHVDNQFGTDTVTHTLSVLAPPFPPQLSIASSSVSSLTLRLKPSVEVDQSPAAGYTIHYKQEFGDWETVQIPSTTDTYTLENLFCGSRYQLYVTAYNGIGTGEASDVVIARTRGSKPPVPRAADFIEVGSSSVTLHLKQWLDGGCPMSHFVVENKKKGAAEWNQISNAVKPGGNFVVLDLEPATWYVLRITAHNNAGFNVAEYEFATLTMTGGTIAPLPGNVGTDKELPPWVKAWLEPEVLVPILATIVVFIVGVVVICLTLARRNTPHRLRGQKDMYYDAVYNASQAALGGGGGTLDKRGGLRDELGYIAPPNRKLPPVPGSNYNTCDRVKRQAVIMGAHSTWDPRRHHYERVRRPRLRRAGSGDTASTGMEDEICPYATFHLLGFREEMDPSKALAFPHHHPAHAGTLAHPHPHHPAHSRAGSQSMPRANSRYARKNSQGGQSAIYSTAPEYDDPATCAEEDQYRARYSRPMYACGPEYDEPACCAPEDEQYTGAYGTPYSDHYGSRPSIAYVSGTRKCGGSPEPPPPPPRNANNDNNCSSSFNESKDSNEISEAECDQPRNYPVRAHTAKDGLHSEEMRKLIDRPEATTPIPQQAVHGRGLTAYDTVAV; via the exons TTGTATCTCAGGCATACGCCGTGAACTTGATGGAAGAGTACGTATTGAGAGGCAATAGCGCTATTCTAAAATGTCACATACCAAGCTTTGTGTCAGAGTATGTTACGGTCATCTCTTGGATCATCAGTGAAGGCGACCAGGAATTAGACATCAAGTTAGAATCAACGAATAACTTTGACG AGGGTAAATACTTGGTACTTCCATCTGGAGAATTGCATATTCGAGATGTCGGACCCGAGGATGGTTACAAATCATACCAATGTAGAACAAAGCACAGGCTTACTGGTGAAACCCGACTTTCTGCTACTAAGGGACGACTTGTCATTACCG AACCTATGGGAAGAGTATCGCCAAAATTTCCAACTGGAGACATAAGTAGGACATTTATTGCTAATATGGGTGATGGAGTACCTTTACTCTGTCCTGCGCAAGGATTCCCAGCACCAACATTTAG ATGGTACAAGTTCGTGGAAGGTACAACCAGGAAACAGCCTGTTACGCTCGATGATAGAGTAAAACAAGTATCAGGAACCTTGATTATCAAAGAGGCTAAAGTTGAAGACTCCGGCAAATATTTATGCGTTGTCAATAACTCCGTTGGTG GCGAGTCCGTAGAAACTGTCTTGACTGTAACCGCTCCGTTGAAAGCTACCGTTGAGCCAGCTACTCAGACCGTAGATTTTGGAAGGCCTGCCGTATTTACCTGCAGATATGAGGGTAACCCTGTTAAAACGATCACTTGGCTTAAGGACGGCAAGGACATGAAGCACCATGATGCTACCCTCAG gaTTGAATCGGTAAAGAAGGAAGACAAGGGCATGTATCAATGTTTCATTAGGAACGACCAAGAAAGTGCGGGAGCCAGCGCTGAGTTGAAATTGGGAGGCCGAT TCGAACCACCGCTGATCCGTCACAGCTTTGGAGAACAGACATTCCGTTCTGGCCCATCTCTACGTCTTAAATGCGTCGCATCTGGCAACCCTACCCCCGACATCGCGTGGCTCCTGGACGGCGAGAAACTGACCAGCGGAGAAAGACTTCAGATCGGACAATTTGTCACCGCTGACGGCAATGTTGAATCTCACTTGAACATTTCTTCTGTGCACACGAACGACGGCGGATTGTACACATGCATCGCATCCAGCAAG GTCGGCAGTGCTTCCCACGCGGCTCGCGTCAACGTCTACGGCTTACCCTACGTGCGACCCATGAAGAAACGTCCCGTGGTCGCTGGTGACAACCTCATCGTACACTGCCCCGTGGCCGGCTATCCGATTGACTCTATCGTTTGGGAACGAGACAACAG GGTACTCCCCATCAACCGCAAGCAGAAAGTTTTCCCTAACGGCACCCTCGTCATCGAGAACGTGGAGCGAATGAGCGACGAAGCGACCTACACCTGCGTGGCCAAGAACTCTCAGGGATACACCGCTAAGGGAACATTAGAAGTACAAGTCATGG TTCCACCGTTGATAATGCCGTTCAATTTCGGTGAGGTGCCATTCAACCCCGGTGACACAGCTTTAGTGAATTGTGTCGCCACTAAGGGAGATCTTCCTCTCGACATCTCATGGACGTTCAGCAGCGAGACTATAGACTCGAGCCTCCAGCGAGACATCACGACTATGCCTCTAAATCCTCGTGCCTCCATCCTCACTATCAACTCCGTGAGCGCAAACCATCAAGGGAACTACACGTGCATCGTGCAGAATGCGGCCGGCCGCGCAGAATATGCAGCGACACTCGTCGTCAACG TTCCCCCCCGCTGGATTATTGAGCCCACTGATAAGGCATTTGCACAAGGCTCTGATGCTAAAGTTGAATGTAAAGCCGATGGGTTCCCTAAGCCCCAAGTGACGTGGAAGCGGGCTGAAG GTGATACCCCTGGTGATTACAAAGATCTTAAACCAAACAACCCTAACGTAAAAGTTGAGGACGGAACATTGACAATTGCTAATATTCAGAAAACGAATGAGGGATACTACTTGTGCGAAGCTGTAAATGGAATCGGTTCAGGACTGTCTGCTGTTATTCTAATTAGCGTTCAAG CTCCACCCCAATTCGAAATTAAAATGAGAAACCAGACTGCTCGCCGAAGTGAACCCGCTGTCCTACAATGCCAAGCTAAAGGAGAAAAG CCAATTGGAATAATTTGGAACATGAACAACAAACGCCTCGAACCCAAATCTGACCCACGATACACCATTCGCGAAGAAATCCTGCCTGGTGGTGTTGTCTCCGACCTTAGCATCCGAAGGACCGAACGATCAGATAGCGCTCTATTCACTTGTGTAGCTACCAATGCTTTTGGTTCTGATGATACCAGCATCAACATGATCATTCAAG AGGTACCCGAAGCTCCCTATGGCCTTAAAGTCTTGGACAAATCTGGAAGGACCGTGCAACTGTCATGGGCAGCTCCTTATGATGGTAACTCTCCAATCAAGAAGTTCCTCATTGAATACAAACGAGCCAAGGGCAACTGGGAAAAAGACATTGACAG AGTTCTTGTACCCGGAGATACGACTGAAGCAGGAGTGTTTAGCTTGAGACCCGCCACTGCCTATCACATCAGGATTGTTGCTGAAAATGAACTGGGAACTTCTGAGCCATCTGAGACTGTTACCATTATCACCGCTGAAGAAGCCCCCACTGGTCCCCCACAAGACTGCAAAGTTGATGCCGTTGATAAGCATACCCTCCGCGTCACCTGGAAGCCTCCCCCACCACAAGACTGGAACGGTGACCTCCAAgg ATACTACGTTGGTTACAAACTGGCGTCTAGCAATAAGTCCTTCGTGTTTGAAACCGTCGACATCTCTAAGGAATCTGGCAAAGAACATCACCTGGACATTCTAAACTTGAA GACTTACACGCAATACGCCATTGTAGTACAAGCGTTCAACAAGATGGGATCAGGCCCCGTGTCCGGAGAAGTACGAGCTTATACCGCTGAAGGTGCCCCATCTGCTCCACCACAAGACGTTCTCTGCACTACGCTTACGGCACAAACTATCCGTGTATCATGGGTGTCTCCTCCTCTTGCTGCTGCCAACGGACTTATCAAGGCTTACAAAGTGATTTACGGACCTAGCGAGACTTGGTATG atgaAAAGTCAAAGGATACCAAGATTACGGCCAGCAGCGAAACTATCCTCCACGGACTTAAGAAATTCACAAACTACTCGATGGAAGTGCTTGCGACTACCAACGGAGGCGATGGCGTCCGATCTGCACCTATTCACTGCCAAACTGAACAAGACG TACCCGAAGCTCCTCGTGCCGTGAAAGCATTAGTTATGGGACAAGACTCGATCCTGGTGTCATGGAGGCCTCCTGCGCAACCCAACGGTGTTGTTACTCATTACAATGTCTACACTCAGGCACAGAACGCTGAACCCCATCCCAACAAG GTACCAGCTTCTCAAACTAGCTACTCCGCAACTGAACTGAAAGCCGGCCGTTACGACTTCTGGGTCACCGCGTCTACCATCATCGGCGAAGGCCAACCCTCAGCCACCGCTTCATGCAGCCCAAGCGACAAAG TTCCCGCCAAGATCGCATCATTCGATGAATCGTTCACTGCTACCTACAAGGAAGATGTCAAACTGCCCTGCCTTGCCGTCGGTGTTCCTCCTCCTAACATTTTGTGGAAG gtGAAAGGCCACCCCCTGGAAGCTTCGGAACGTGTGCGTCAATTGCCCGAAGGATCCCTGCAGATTGCTGGTGTAGCTCGTGAGGACGCCGGCGAATACTCATGCCATGTTGACAATCAATTCGGAACTGACACTGTTACCCACACGCTCTCGGTACTCG CTCCTCCCTTCCCGCCTCAGCTTAGCATCGCGTCGTCGTCCGTGTCCTCTCTCACTCTCCGCCTGAAGCCTTCCGTCGAAGTAGACCAGTCGCCCGCTGCAGGATACACCATCCACTACAAACAAGAATTTGGAGATTGGGAAACCGTAcag ATTCCAAGCACCACTGACACCTACACTTTGGAAAACCTTTTCTGCGGATCAAGATATCAACTCTACGTTACAGCTTACAATGG CATCGGCACTGGTGAGGCTTCAGACGTGGTGATCGCCCGCACTCGTGGTTCCAAGCCCCCGGTACCTCGCGCCGCTGATTTCATCGAAGTTGGAAGCTCCTCAGTGACTCTGCACCTCAAACAATGGTTGGACGGCGGATGCCCCATGAGCCACTTTGTCGTTGAGAACAAGAAGAA GGGTGCTGCTGAATGGAATCAAATCTCCAACGCTGTGAAACCTGGCGGAAACTTCGTCGTACTCG ATCTGGAACCTGCCACTTGGTATGTACTGAGGATTACGGCCCACAACAACGCTGGATTCAACGTCGCCGAATATGAATTTGCCACGCTTACCATGACCGGAG GAACCATTGCTCCCTTACCTGGCAACGTCGGTACCGACAAGGAACTGCCCCCCTGGGTCAAGGCTTGGCTGGAACCAGAAGTCTTAGTACCAATTTTGGCAACGATCGTGGTGTTCATCGTAGGCGTGGTGGTGATCTGTTTGACCTTAGCTCGCAGGAACACCCCACATCGCCTGCGAGGTCAGAAGgacatgtatt ACGACGCAGTGTACAACGCATCGCAGGCTGCgctgggcggcggcggcggcacgCTGGACAAGCGCGGCGGACTGAGGGACGAGCTCGGCTACATCGCGCCCCCCAACCGCAAGCTGCCTCCCGTGCCCGGCTCCAACTACAACACGTGCGACCGCGTCAAGCGACAGGCCGTCATCA TGGGCGCGCACTCGACGTGGGACCCGCGCCGCCACCACTACGAGCGCGTCCGTCGCCCGCGCCTGCGCAGGGCCGGCTCCGGAGACACCGCCTCCACAG GCATGGAAGACGAAATCTGCCCCTACGCGACGTTCCACCTGCTAGGCTTCCGCGAGGAGATGGACCCCAGCAAGGCGCTGGCCTTCCCGCACCACCACCCCGCCCACGCCGGTACTCTCGCCCACCCTCACCCTCACCACCCAGCTCACTCTCGCGCCGGATCCCAGAGCATG CCTCGTGCCAACAGCCGCTATGCCCGCAAGAACTCTCAGGGAGGACAGAGCGCCATCTACTCGACTGCCCCCGAATACGACGACCCGGCCACCTGCGCTGAAGAAGACCAATAC CGTGCCCGTTACTCTCGCCCGATGTACGCCTGTGGACCTGAGTACGACGAGCCTGCTTGCTGCGCTCCCGAAGACGAACAATACACCGGCGCTTACGGCACTCCCTACTCCGATCACTATGGATCTCGCCCTAGCATTG CTTACGTGTCAGGTACCCGCAAGTGCGGCGGATCCCCCGAGCCTCCCCCACCCCCTCCACGCAACGCCAACAACGACAACAACTGCTCCTCCTCATTCAATGAAAGCAAGGACTCGAACGAAATCTCCGAAGCCGAATGCGACCAGCCACGCAACTATCCCG TAAGGGCCCACACTGCTAAGGACGGCTTGCACAGCGAGGAAATGAGGAAACTCATTGACAG ACCAGAAGCAACCACCCCAATCCCCCAGCAAGCAGTCCACGGGCGGGGACTCACAGCCTACGATACTGTGGCAGTGTAA